The Sylvia atricapilla isolate bSylAtr1 chromosome 3, bSylAtr1.pri, whole genome shotgun sequence genome has a window encoding:
- the PDIA6 gene encoding protein disulfide-isomerase A6: protein MGVRGAGRLWWGTVSCTLFLAVNGLYSASDDVIELTPTNFNKEVIQSESLWLVEFYAPWCGHCQRLTPEWKKAATALKGVVKVGAVDADKHQSLGGQYGVRGFPTIKIFGANKNKAEDYQGGRTSDAIVDAALSALRTLVKGRLSGRSGGYSSGKQSRESGGGDEKDVIELTDDSFDKNVINSDDVWMVEFYAPWCGHCKNLEPEWAAAATEVKEQTKGKVKLAAVDATVNQMLASRYGIRGFPTIKIFQKGEDPVDYDGGRTRSDIIARALDLFSDNAPPPELLEIISEDVLKSTCDAHQLCIISVLPHILDTGASGRNSYLDVMLKMAEKYKKKMWGWLWTEAGAQSDLESSLGIGGFGYPAMAAVNARKMKFALLKGSFSEQGINEFLRELSVGRGSTAPVGGGAFPKIHSVEPWDGKDGELPVEDDIDLSDVDLDDLGKDEL from the exons ATGGGGGTGCGCGGCGCGGGCCGGCTGTGGTGGG GCACAGTGAGCTGCACTTTGTTCCTGGCAGTTAACGGTTTATATTCAGCCAGTGATGATGTGATAGAGCTCACACCAACTAACTTCAACAAGGAGGTCATTCAGAGCGAGAGCCTGTGGCTTGTGGAGTTCTATGCCCCATG gTGTGGTCATTGTCAAAGACTAACCCCTGAGTGGAAGAAAGCAGCAACAGCTTTAAAA gGTGTAGTGAAAGTGGGTGCAGTAGATGCAGATAAACATCAGTCCTTGGGTGGACAGTATGGAGTCAGAGGGTTTCCAACTATCAAGATATTTGGagccaacaaaaacaaagcagaggatTATCAGG GTGGCAGGACAAGTGACGCCATTGTCGATGCTGCTCTAAGTGCTCTTCGGACCCTGGTGAAAGGACGTCTAAGTGGCAGAAGTGGAGGATACAGTTCTGGAAAACAG AGCCGGGAGAGCGGAGGTGGAGATGAGAAGGATGTGATTGAGCTGACTGATGACAGCTTTGATAAGAATGTCATAAATAGTGACGATGTGTGGATGGTGGAGTTTTATGCCCCGTGGTGTGGGCACTGCAAAAA cctggagcCAGAATGGGCAGCTGCTGCGACCGAGGTGaaggaacaaacaaaaggaaaagtaaagcTGGCTGCAGTAGATGCAACAGTCAATCAGATGCTGGCAAGCCGATATGGG ATTCGTGGATTTCCCACCATTAAAATCTTCCAGAAAGGAGAAGACCCTGTTGATTATGATGGTGGGAGAACTAGATCTGATATCATTGCTCGTGCTCTGGATCTGTTTTCTGATAATGCACCGCCACCTGAGCTCCTGGAG ATAATTAGTGAGGATGTTCTGAAGAGTACCTGTGATGCTCATCAGCTCTGCATCATTTCTGTCCTGCCTCATATTCTTGACACAG GAGCTTCAGGGAGAAATTCTTACCTGGATGTCATGTTAAAAATggctgaaaaatacaaaaagaaaatgtgggG GTGGCTGTGGACAGAAGCAGGCGCTCAGTCAGATCTTGAGAGTTCTCTGGGGATTGGAGGCTTTGGATATCCAGCAATGGCAGCTGTTAATGCTCGGAAGATGAAATTTGCCCTTCTGAAAGGATCATTCAGTGAGCAAGGGATTAATGAGTTTCTCAG GGAACTCTCTGTTGGTCGCGGTTCTACAGCACCAGTGGGTGGTGGAGCTTTCCCCAAAATTCATTCAGTTGAACCCTGGGATGGCAAAGATGGTGAG CTTCCAGTTGAAGATGACATTGATCTCAGTGATGTGGATCTGGATGACTTGGGAAAAGATGAGCTGTGA